In the Primulina eburnea isolate SZY01 chromosome 15, ASM2296580v1, whole genome shotgun sequence genome, tctaattgggctctacatgaTCCATTGtcgtttaattaatccaacactagaattaatttaattatttggactttactaggtccactagtgtttaactaattcaacacttgaattgatttagtttagtccataataatgtttatgaaaatcacaattttcaaatacattatttgtttggtcaaattttaatctaggaacacttcctcaaattaaaagttacattctccttatagaagtcatacttctattttatttacgcttataaactcttttacaagccgttcaatacattgaactattttacttttcaacgggatctagaaagctagcacttgtgtgaccctcaatgctTCATTGAtaaaactagccgtgggttcacatctctatgtgattcagactaaacatgtccttatccGAGCATACCCCggttgctccattcttacttatcaactcgtTGATAATAataacgtcagaactcaagtctgatagtacccaaccaatcatgttaaacacctagcagcatcgcttacatgatttcctaggtatcaaatgatagtgcctggaagaaccatttaattatggttagcgtatactgtcccttcaactcatatatcccgaccgattcgacaaccattggtatatcgagagttgtcagtgaatcgatactatgtgttatgtcgtagttgcatcgatggtgtaatctaagaaaccgctttcttaattaccaccatactctgatcagatatttcaaactatatacacatgatatcacataggatatccatacccgaaggtaagcggtgaatccccgactacaatgcatcgactcctatatgtttcgactaaacacccaaccttgccacctcaTGACCCCAAGAGAGTCGATAAACAAGTCAatgtgcaatgctagcacatagagtctcaatgttgtcccgggtcataaggactaatggtgtacaaccataaactaggacgtttccagtcgataagtgagaaccacttggaaagtcctttacggagggttgttcagtgcactctaccaggagcacctatctgcatgctcggacatcacaatgttccctaccaatgaaacatggtactcacatcgcagatactagtctcgaactctagcagcctatatccttcttagcggcggctgaatcgactaggaactggttagaatatacagtattacaaatatgagtttcatgatactcatcatatgagcatatcatattatttctactatttgtatattcaaggactttatctatgcaactagcatgggtagataaagaagtgccaaaacaataatttcaaatattattaaaataaagactgtttatacatatagtttcattgtgaacactcggacaacacttggctcgacgtgcacctactctaacagggtGCATAGTCACTTGGGTCTCAGCCAGGGCTGATTGGGGCTTGACTAGTGTCGTGTATCAGGGCTAGGAAGAtgcctagcgtggctaggactccttgGTTGCAGCCTAGGAGAAGTACCTTAGAGCAAGGATTCTTCGCGCGGCCAATGACGGCAGCAGCGACCATAGGGGCTCCATGCTAGGGCTGGGTGGCTCATGTTTGATCCTATAGGGTCTAAGGAAGAGGGCCAAGGGTTGGGCCAGGGGATGGAGCGGCTGGATTCACTGCTGGCTCGACCGAACGTGAAGAACACATCATGCGCGCATGTCACACTTGGAGTGATGGGGCCGTTCGTGTGGTTTGCTGCACGGGGTAGGGGCTCGGTGCTGGTCACGAGAGGGTCCTAGAGGGTTCAGGGGCATGTGAGGAGGGGTGTGACCGCTGGCTTGTTGAATGAGAGAGTCCTAGTCTAGATAGGATTCATAAGGGGTTAAGGTAAGGGGGCCGCACAGAACTTGTACTTAGGGCAGATGCTTTTTGATCGGGCCAGGGCTAGTTCcatgggctgggcttggtcagtaaggttactagatgggttggctcgaatttggctcaaggtggctctgGCGTGGCTTGAGTAATTCgtgagatggctcggtgtgttcctATTAAAGAATAAAAATTGGAActatgggtccacgggtgttgTTCTTGGCTCACAAGGGTAGTTTAGGTAATaaaaagtttatgtttaaaattcgggaagaaaatattaagttttgaatttattctggaTTTAAACGCATCACGAatagttaattaaagaattaattagaAAGACTCGAATTAAGCTGAATAAGCCCATGTCATTACAAgtaagaaaaatataaaatcgataaatttttacgtctaggggcaaaacggtcattttacacttggGTAATACGTAAAATCTTGGCGGCATCCCGAAAGAGCATAGctcatgttaaatgatataatatgatttaaaatgataattttgacGAAAATAcgatattttatgatatatggtAAAGttgtgcaaattttactattaaaaatgttatttttggaaagttatgatattttgcgcttttaaaagaaaatgaaaaatattttgagagatgtgaattgactgtaacaaaagatatgatatatgattttgtagGAATACCCTGTTTACGGGACAAGGTCCTAAAGGGACcacgacgatcgtatttccatggtggagcctagtgccCACCCTCATggaccatgtggagctgaagactgatcagtccATCAAaagataaaagctagtcactttcaaggatcaaacttcacccaaaatgataaaggattgaaagctttacaattaaaatgattttatgatatatgatttacttATGCCCAAAAgctattttaaatgatttgtttatgcttaaaattattttaaagagtctatttatgcttaaaagctatttttaaaaaaagtatgatttttaaatgcatgtgattgtatatgtattatttgatattcatgtttagaacatgcagagtcattagactcactaggtttatatgatgcatgatatgatgatattatGGGAGGTAATGATGATGAGTGGATCCAGTGTAGCATTACACTCCCGGGGAACCTTTATTTTCCGCACTAGCTTGatagataaaagatttaaagATTTTTGTTAAAGATTTAAGTCTCGAAACACATCAAATTCTGGAGTAATGTCATCTTCACCatatggtggacattttggagcGTCACGAACAacagctaaggtattgcaatatagtttttattggcctagtttgtttaaagatagttataccttagtgaaatcatgtgataggTGACAGAGATTAGGAAACATCTCTAGGGGTCACAAATTAccactgacaaatattttggaagtggaacttttcGACGTGTGGGGCATAGATTTCGTGGGATCGtttcccccttcttttggtcattcttatattttattatctatGGACTATGTCACGAAATGGGTCGAATCAATtgccaccagtactaatgacGCTCATTTTTTAGCTAAATTCGTGCATAAGAACATCTTCACCAGGTTTGGAACACAAATGgccatcataagtgacgaaggtacacatttttgcaataaaattttcaattcacttttggctaaatacagtgtgaagcacaaagtggtactagcatatcatcctcagtctaatggacaagctgaaatatccGACTGGGAAATCAAACAAATACTGGAGAATACTGTCAAcacaaaccggaaggattgggccATTAAGTTGGATGATGCGTTGTGGGCTTATCGGGCTGCATTCAAGATGCCTATTGAGATGTCTCCCTACAAGTTGGTGTTTGGTAATGCGTGTCATTTGCCACTAGAATTGGAGCATAGAGCATTTTGGGCGGTAAAAAAGTTGAACTTTGATTAGAAAGCTTCTGACGGTATCAGAAAACTGCAGTTGAATGAGATGGTTGAATTTCGCAATGAAGCATATGAGAATGTCAAGATCTACAAAGAGAAAATCAAGAAGTGGCATGATAAGATTCTTATTCAAAGGGAATTTGAACCAGGAAAACATGTGTTGCTTTTTAATTCTCATCTCAGACTGTTCTCAGGGAAGTTGAAGTCGAGATGGTCAGGACCTGTTGATGCAATCGAGCTCAAATGCAACGATGGCAGAACATTTAAGGTGAGTGGCCAGCGAGTGAAACATTATTTTGGAAACATGGTGCAGAACAGGGACAATGTATCACTTGTCGAGTCCATTTAAAGAAGAGCAGAGCCTGGCTGACGATGTTAAACCAAGAGCTGAATGGGAGGCAACCcatccttttttttttgtttttgttataaaAAATGTAAAGTGAAAAAATATCAGCTCGTGTGCGCTAGCGTCACTACACGCGAAGCCACGGGCAGTCAGACAAACATCAGCAGAGGCGCGTGCGGCCGCGCGAGATCACGCGCTCCCGCACGCCCCCAATCTACCCCGAAGGATAGAATCTATCTGGCGCGACAAGACGCGCTCAATTATTGCAGAACCTTGAATACGCACAAGGCCCTCTCCCTCTCCCTAAAATCATTCTGCACCTCTCCTTCCCCTCGAACCCTACACACATACTCCACAAACACTCCTCTCCTCCACAAATTCTCGACAACCTCCTCTACAAACTTCCTCCTCCATCTCCAAACCTACAAAGCTCACCCATAATCACCTCAACAGTCAAACAATCCCCCCTCTCCCACACAACCACTACCTCTACTCACAACCGTCGTCTCAGCCACCTATTTCCACCTCCACCGCCACCTCCTCCGTCGACGCGTGTCATCTCCAGTCAATTTTCTCCGTTTGAGATTACAAATTCTTCTACTTTGTCATTGTGTGCACTAATTTCAACCAATTAAGCGATTTGTGTATATTATTGTTCTATATTTGCTTTTGAAAGTGTGTGGAATATCATTGAAAAATCATGCCGCCAGGAAAGAGATCTAAAGATGTAGCTTCCTCTTCTTGTCCCTATGATCCTAACAAATTTTGGAATGAGGAAGCCCTCTGAATCTACGAAGCACTCTgtctaaatcaattataaaagaAAGAGGCTATATTTAACAATTACTGACTTTGTGATAATAGAAGAAATTGAGCAAAAAGGATGGTTGGAGCTCGCCCAATCACCGCCAGACGCCGTCATCTCTATAGTCCGAGAATTTTACGCCAACTCGCGAATCAGACATGAGGACTATAAGGTATTCGTGCGAGGGAAATTGGTATCTTTTGACTCGGAAACCATAAATTCAATCTATAATCTACCGGGCTTCGATAACGACGAGTACAGAAAATTTATGGCCGGCACGGTAGATTATGGTGTCATAATCCGAGAATTGTGCATTTGAAGGTGCAGAGTGGAGATTGAGTCAAGGCTCTCCATTTACTTTGAAGAAATCTGAACTGCTCCATGACCCAAGAAGTTGGTCTCGTTCATCCTATCGAGAATCATGCCATCATCCCGTCAAACTGAAATAAAAAAAGATAAGGTGGCATTGGTTTACGACATCATGACGGGAAAGAAAGTGGATCTTGGAAAGATAGTTCATGGGTCCATAATGCGTGCTAGTTCGGGACTTATGACCTGTCAATCTCCCTTGTCCACATATTATCACTGCATTATGTCATCATGTCGGTGTTTCATGAGGAGCAGATGAACAGGTTTTGAAAGCCAAGGGACCGATCACATTTTCTGCTGAAACTTCGGGCGCAGAGAAAGAGAGATAGAAAGACAGGCTGCCAGGGAGGCTTACAACCCGCAGGCTAAAGACCGCTAaggaccaccaccaccaccaccgatATCCAGAGCAAGCTTGCAATGAAAGCAGATTAGTTACGGTGCTGGGATACGCAACTGTAAgtttcaaaacaaaatttttacaagaaaaacCAAACACCCCTACatatagtgtgtagcaaataacataaaacacaaaaatgacattcatagtctgtttagaattttacctatcaataacaaaggattgatgatggctccaactaagttgttaaacaacttagctcttcaACGGGttgacaaatctacaagcttcctttgacCACTCCTTGCTTAAAAactaagcccaccaccaactagaaAGATctcctctaattttgcactagaaaaattagaggattTTTCTTTAAGAAGGTTGTGctatcctcaacaattgaagaagcaaaattGAGAGAATCGGGGAGGAAAAATTTCGTCCATTGCATGGTAGGGAGAGAGGAGTGAGTTCTCTTGGTGTATGAAAAAGTTAAATTGTAAAGTTGCGTGTTCATGCCATGCcattaactcaaaagttggcttcaacccttcaccttccaAGCATGCAATTTGTTttggcttgtaacaattacaaggtccatggacttttatttaaatatttcaaatacatttgagaccatttaaacttTGCTTGATCTTACCCAAgctcactagttgaataattatttctaattgggctctacaagacccaatgttatttaattaattcaacactttaattaatttaattatttggacatcactaagtccactagtgtttaattaattcaacacttgaataaatttaatttagtccataataatatttatgaaaatcacaatttttaaatacattgtttatttggtcggtcaaattttaatttagaaacacttccacaaattaaaagtcacattcCCCATAATCCTCTTATAAAAGACACACTTCTATTTTTGGTTGTGCTTATAAACtactttataagccgttcaacacattggacttttttcttctcaacgggatcttgaaagctagtacttgtgtggccatcaatggttcaatgatacaaccagccgtgggttcacatctcaatgtgatttgggactaaacatgtccttatgtgAACCTACCCCAGTTGCtacattcttatttatcaactccttgataataagaacgtcagaactcaaatctgatagtacccaaacaatcatgttaaacgcctagcagcatcacttacatgattctctaggtatcaaatgatagtgcttgcaagaaccaatctattatggttagcgtacagtacgtttccttcatctcatatatccgatcgattcgacaactattggtatctacaattgtgggtatctctcgaacctcttcgagttccatcatctctccttttctatccaatagaaattcttttccaaaaaggttgcattcctagaaacaaaaaccattgtttcttggggatgatagaaatagtatccaactgaattccttggatatcacacaaagtaacataaaatagatcgactatccaatttatctcacACTGCTTGCTTCACATAAGAAGGGcatcccatattctaagataagaatatttgggaggcttacccatccatatctcgtatggtgttttatcaactgcctttgaatggacattgttcaacaacagtacCGCTGTCTCAgtcgcatatccccaaaaggatgacggcaactccgtgaaccccatcatagaccaaaCCATGttcatcaaagtccggttacgacgctccgaaacaccattcaactacggtgtagcaggcggagtccactgcgagagaatccatTCTCCATAAGATACTCTtagaactcggcactcaagtactcaccacctcgatccgatcgaagtgacttgatgcttcgtcccaattgtttctctacttcactccGAAttatttgaacctttcaaaggcttcagatttgtatttcatcaaatacacatacccgtacctcgaaaagtcatcggtaaaggtgatgaagtagacatgtccatgcttagtggtgatgctaagtagaccgcacacatcggtatggatcaaatccaataatccTTGGGCTCACtccatgtaatgcccgaaaatttaaatTGGTGATCAAAACTTATTAATACATGAATTGATGAAGTGGAGTAAAAGCCATGTAAGAGTATGAATTATAGTGCAAaggacagaacatgtggcgcacatgcgtggAGTAATGCGCGAGGAACTAATATGCCAaagtgccgagacagtaggtctcgcgcatatgcgccggtggtggtcgcgcatatgcgcgagacgtgcagaatGAAGAATAAGCAACATGTCTTCCCCATGCATTTAACATGTAATATCTTCATTTTCCTCACTCTACATCCAAGATCACCGAGAGCAACCTTCAGAAATCCTCGAAGTTTTATCATAGCTTAGATTTTGATTTGTGAAAGATCTAGCCGTCTGATTATCGgtccgagttgagattcttacTCCTCTTGTTACAAGCTActaaaggatgtaagtattacttcatttcaaattgtttTGAAGTTGAGTTGTTGGGGGAATCAGATTTTGGTTTCTATTTTGTGTTCTTCTGATTATTGTGAACATATattcgaaaccggatcgaagtaatgataccgtatgaaattattgggattttccagcatatatttGTATGAGATAATGCAGATTTTGAGTCTTATGGTTGATGGTTATTAAGAATTGTGACTTGTTGATATCACATATGCTATTTGAGTTGCCGGTATACCGATAGGATATCGTTATGCCGCTAAAATGTACCGAGATGGAATATTGATACATACTTGTATTGGTTGAGTTATTGACTGATATGGTGCTATTcgacattgccatttcagattaagATCGACAAGCTTCAACATCTAGACTTCGACCTCGATAAAGACTGAACaatgaaaggtataattcaatgttgattcgggaagacacaactcaaattagattctatttgagtttcccaaaatcacatactagatttttaTAAGTTGATATGGttatgccttgtttatagatttatagcAATGCACATGAGATAGGTGAGTCTTTGGCAGATATGCCAAGATACtggatgttcggtgatatcgacgtacgtaggagaagatcgactcctattgtagatattcgatacagagagGGCCGAAGTCCGGcaataagacgtaccgccacCTCGATTGGGAAGGTAGGAGGGTGATTGTTGCGTTTTATTcgcaccgggatccctagacttagaTATGAGTCTAGTCAAAGAATAAGAGTCGAAgagttttatctgtattcactaatgtgtcataattactgattcatgtattatgattttgtatttacttgcatgacatgcatgtatacatgttttatactgggatttgttctcaccggagtatccgactgttgttgtgtctgtatgtgtgcatgacaacaggtgggacaggatcagggttaAGGAGAGCATGACTGAGATTGGATAGCGTAGTGATTTCGGGCGTGAGAGATTAACTAGTAGTTTTACATTTGATATGTAGTTTGTTGTAAATACTAGTTTGTATAAATATGTAATGAAGAAGATATGTATTTTCctttgataaaataaaatagaggtatcatttgtgtatgatttatatacaatagttacaatgtttaaaagaatttttttttatgacccatTTTCTAGCAATGATCCACTTAATCCCAAAtataattgagttagagcccgggtccccacaacaggtggtatcagagcgatagatcattTAGATTGAACTAGAAgtgaatgagcggggtagatcgagtcgtCTTCCTTGCTTTGATGATGCTAGCATGCTATTAATTGTATGTTGATTTACATATGTTCTATTTGAAAGCATGTTTCTTGCGGTAATACATGTTTACTTGCTTATTTGGTTGATTGCGACATGTATTAAGGACAAAATGAATCAGacccgattctggatcagaggtatatgatcagaggaggactgagataGATTGTGTACGAATCcgattgataatcagatatgcctcctcgaagagcagaAATACATGTGCGTcagtaccagaacagggcagtacttctaatgatccgatggatgttactgcaACACCGATGAAGACactactgaaacgatttcaatcCTTCAAACCGCCGACTGTGAAAGGTATTGAGAGCGCTACTGAGTGCGAAAGCTTGTTAGACGacatcgagatgttatttgagtcCCTTGACCATACCGATGAGCGACGAGTAAAGTTAATTGGCCATCAACTACATGAATtcgcaaagaattggtggtttaCCACATGCCAGCGTTGGAGCATCGTGGCATAGAGATCACTAGGAAAGTCTTTAAAGCAGAGTTCTATCAACGCTTCTTTCCCATGTCATACAGAAAGGATAAAGGTGCCGAGTTTGCCAATCTGACAGAGACAGCTGAACATCGAAGAATATGTGGCAAAGTTTTcaacattgctccgatttgctcctcacCTTGCAAAAAATGACGAGGCCATtgcagatcagtttatcaatggcttgaatcttgatatctttaccttggtgaataccggcaGACCGAAAAACTATGCAGATGCCTTaaaccgagccaagggagcgGAAGCGGAACTGATTAAGCAACGAGGACTGTCATATGCTCCTCCGATTCCAAGACCACCACAGCCCTCTtttcaaccacctcccagatttgaaagtggtggtagtagcagtggcaagAAAGATCAACTGAAAGCCCTAggaaaacagttcaagaagtcggGTAGCAGTTTATCAAGCTCCAGTGGGTCACGACAGTGGGGTACTGGCCAGAGTTCAGATTATACAGGGGTGTactgcagtacttgtggaggtagacATCC is a window encoding:
- the LOC140815473 gene encoding uncharacterized protein; translation: MSSSPYGGHFGASRTTAKSNGQAEISDWEIKQILENTVNTNRKDWAIKLDDALWAYRAAFKMPIEMSPYKKLQLNEMVEFRNEAYENVKIYKEKIKKWHDKILIQREFEPGKHVLLFNSHLRLFSGKLKSRWSGPVDAIELKCNDGRTFKVSGQRVKHYFGNMVQNRDNVSLVESI